From one Lycium ferocissimum isolate CSIRO_LF1 chromosome 5, AGI_CSIRO_Lferr_CH_V1, whole genome shotgun sequence genomic stretch:
- the LOC132057392 gene encoding pyruvate kinase 1, cytosolic-like isoform X1 — translation MHSNHLLLEEPIRMASILEPSKASFFPAMTKIVGTLGPKSRSVEVISACLKAGMSVARFDFSWGDPEYHQETLENLKGAIKSTKKLCAVMLDTAGPELTVVNKSEKAISLKADETVTLTPDKGQEACSEVFPINFDGLSKAVKKGDTIFIGQYLFTGSETTSVWLEVDQVKGDDVVCLVKNSATITGSLFTLHAAQIHIDLPTLSDKDKEVISTWGVKNKIDFLSLSFTRHAEDVREAREFLCKLGDLSQTQIFAKIESEEGLTHFDEILQEADGIILSRGNLGIDLPPEKVFLFQKAALHKCNMSGKPAVVTRVVDSMTDNLRPTRAEATDVANAVLDGTDAILLGAETLRGLYPIETISTVGRICAEAEKAFNQDLYFKRTVKFVGEPMSHLESIASSAVRAAIKVKASVIICFTSSGRAARLIAKYRPTMPVLSVVIPRLKTNQLKWSFSGAFEVQARQSLIVRGLFPMLADPRHPAESTNASNESVLKVALDHGKASGVVKSHDRVVICQKVGDASVVKIIELED, via the exons ATGCATTCAAATCACTTACTTCTTGAAGAACCTATTAGGATGGCTTCAATCTTGGAGCCATCCAAAGCT AGTTTTTTTCCTGCAATGACAAAGATTGTTGGAACATTGGGTCCAAAATCTCGATCTGTTGAGGTTATTTCAGCATGTCTTAAAGCTGGAATGTCTG TGGCAAGATTTGATTTTTCATGGGGTGATCCTGAGTATCACCAGGAGACTTTGGAGAACTTGAAGGGTGCTATTAAGAGCACCAAGAAGCTCTGTGCT GTCATGCTAGATACTGCCGGTCCAGAGCTGACAGTTGTTAACAAAAGTGAGAAAGCTATTTCACTTAAGGCAGATGAAACTGTTACTCTTACTCCTGATAAAGGCCAGGAAGCATGTTCTGAAGTGTTCCCAATCAATTTTGATGGCTTATCCAAG GCAGTGAAGAAGGGAGACACCATTTTTATTGGTCAATACCTCTTTACAGGAAGTGAAACGACATCTGTGTGGCTGGAG GTAGATCAAGTGAAAGGGGATGATGTAGTTTGCTTGGTAAAGAACTCTGCTACAATAACTGGGTCATTGTTCACTCTGCATGCTGCTCAGATTCATATTGATTTACCTACCCTCTCAGATAAAGATAAGGAG GTTATTAGCACATGGGGTGtcaaaaacaaaattgattttctttcgTTATCATTTACGAGGCATGCTGAGGATGTTCGTGAG GCGCGTGAATTCTTATGTAAGTTGGGTGATCTAAGCCAAACTCAGATCTTTGCCAAAATTGAAAGTGAAGAG GGCTTAACACATTTTGATGAGATACTCCAAGAGGCTGATGGCATCATCCTTTCACGTGGAAACCTTGGTATAGATCTCCCACCTGAGAAG GTGTTCTTGTTTCAGAAAGCAGCTCTTCACAAGTGTAACATGTCTGGCAAGCCTGCTGTAGTAACACGTGTTGTTGATAGTATGACTGACAATCTTAGGCCAACTCGTGCTGAAGCAACAGATGTTGCTAATGCTGTCTTAGATG GGACTGATGCAATTCTTCTTGGTGCTGAGACTCTACGTGGATTATACCCTATTGAGACTATTTCAACTGTTGGAAGAATTTGTGCTGAg GCGGAGAAGGCTTTTAACCAAGATCTATACTTCAAGAGGACAGTCAAATTTGTTGGGGAGCCCATGTCACACCTGGAATCAATTGCTTCCTCAGCA GTGCGGGCAGCAATTAAGGTGAAAGCATCAGTAATTATTTGTTTCACTTCATCTGGAAGGGCAGCACG TTTGATAGCCAAATATAGGCCAACAATGCCAGTATTGTCTGTTGTAATTCCTCGACTCAAGACAAATCAATTGAAATGGAGTTTTAGCGGCGCATTTGAGGT TCAGGCAAGGCAGTCCCTTATTGTGAGGGGTCTTTTCCCAATGCTTGCTGATCCTCGACATCCT GCCGAGTCTACAAACGCATCAAACGAGTCGGTGCTGAAAGTTGCCCTTGATCATGGGAAGGCCTCAGGTGTTGTGAAGTCCCACGACCGAGTTGTCATCTGCCAGAAAGTCGGAGACGCATCAGTGGTTAAGATTATTGAACTTGAAGATTAA
- the LOC132057392 gene encoding pyruvate kinase 1, cytosolic-like isoform X2: protein MHSNHLLLEEPIRMASILEPSKASFFPAMTKIVGTLGPKSRSVEVISACLKAGMSVARFDFSWGDPEYHQETLENLKGAIKSTKKLCAVMLDTAGPELTVVNKSEKAISLKADETVTLTPDKGQEACSEVFPINFDGLSKAVKKGDTIFIGQYLFTGSETTSVWLEVDQVKGDDVVCLVKNSATITGSLFTLHAAQIHIDLPTLSDKDKEVISTWGVKNKIDFLSLSFTRHAEDVREAREFLCKLGDLSQTQIFAKIESEEGLTHFDEILQEADGIILSRGNLGIDLPPEKVFLFQKAALHKCNMSGKPAVVTRVVDSMTDNLRPTRAEATDVANAVLDGTDAILLGAETLRGLYPIETISTVGRICAEAEKAFNQDLYFKRTVKFVGEPMSHLESIASSAVRAAIKVKASVIICFTSSGRAARLIAKYRPTMPVLSVVIPRLKTNQLKWSFSGAFEARQSLIVRGLFPMLADPRHPAESTNASNESVLKVALDHGKASGVVKSHDRVVICQKVGDASVVKIIELED from the exons ATGCATTCAAATCACTTACTTCTTGAAGAACCTATTAGGATGGCTTCAATCTTGGAGCCATCCAAAGCT AGTTTTTTTCCTGCAATGACAAAGATTGTTGGAACATTGGGTCCAAAATCTCGATCTGTTGAGGTTATTTCAGCATGTCTTAAAGCTGGAATGTCTG TGGCAAGATTTGATTTTTCATGGGGTGATCCTGAGTATCACCAGGAGACTTTGGAGAACTTGAAGGGTGCTATTAAGAGCACCAAGAAGCTCTGTGCT GTCATGCTAGATACTGCCGGTCCAGAGCTGACAGTTGTTAACAAAAGTGAGAAAGCTATTTCACTTAAGGCAGATGAAACTGTTACTCTTACTCCTGATAAAGGCCAGGAAGCATGTTCTGAAGTGTTCCCAATCAATTTTGATGGCTTATCCAAG GCAGTGAAGAAGGGAGACACCATTTTTATTGGTCAATACCTCTTTACAGGAAGTGAAACGACATCTGTGTGGCTGGAG GTAGATCAAGTGAAAGGGGATGATGTAGTTTGCTTGGTAAAGAACTCTGCTACAATAACTGGGTCATTGTTCACTCTGCATGCTGCTCAGATTCATATTGATTTACCTACCCTCTCAGATAAAGATAAGGAG GTTATTAGCACATGGGGTGtcaaaaacaaaattgattttctttcgTTATCATTTACGAGGCATGCTGAGGATGTTCGTGAG GCGCGTGAATTCTTATGTAAGTTGGGTGATCTAAGCCAAACTCAGATCTTTGCCAAAATTGAAAGTGAAGAG GGCTTAACACATTTTGATGAGATACTCCAAGAGGCTGATGGCATCATCCTTTCACGTGGAAACCTTGGTATAGATCTCCCACCTGAGAAG GTGTTCTTGTTTCAGAAAGCAGCTCTTCACAAGTGTAACATGTCTGGCAAGCCTGCTGTAGTAACACGTGTTGTTGATAGTATGACTGACAATCTTAGGCCAACTCGTGCTGAAGCAACAGATGTTGCTAATGCTGTCTTAGATG GGACTGATGCAATTCTTCTTGGTGCTGAGACTCTACGTGGATTATACCCTATTGAGACTATTTCAACTGTTGGAAGAATTTGTGCTGAg GCGGAGAAGGCTTTTAACCAAGATCTATACTTCAAGAGGACAGTCAAATTTGTTGGGGAGCCCATGTCACACCTGGAATCAATTGCTTCCTCAGCA GTGCGGGCAGCAATTAAGGTGAAAGCATCAGTAATTATTTGTTTCACTTCATCTGGAAGGGCAGCACG TTTGATAGCCAAATATAGGCCAACAATGCCAGTATTGTCTGTTGTAATTCCTCGACTCAAGACAAATCAATTGAAATGGAGTTTTAGCGGCGCATTTGAG GCAAGGCAGTCCCTTATTGTGAGGGGTCTTTTCCCAATGCTTGCTGATCCTCGACATCCT GCCGAGTCTACAAACGCATCAAACGAGTCGGTGCTGAAAGTTGCCCTTGATCATGGGAAGGCCTCAGGTGTTGTGAAGTCCCACGACCGAGTTGTCATCTGCCAGAAAGTCGGAGACGCATCAGTGGTTAAGATTATTGAACTTGAAGATTAA
- the LOC132057394 gene encoding uncharacterized protein LOC132057394, with protein MAASCDDDFSLLADDTNTTSVTVTPFSHRYKPPLQRCSKNISGDDDVDGDAYTDTQSYHINPYDDENDSIPFENDVVVNDKRTDRVNLYENDAVVNRSNDKRIDREDLSDNNNNYKRSKIRVNPLNVYENDSNLFENDVDVNRSRVNSSNDKRIVDREDVSDNNNYKRLKVGVNLYENDSIPFENDKRIDREDISDNGTITPYNNSYKRSKLTSSSGSGEYRKDREEWSDTAIACLLEAYMEKFVQLNRGNLRGRDWEEVAAMVSERCEKQSKSVEQCKNKVDNLKKRYKLERHRMSTGGITMSHWPWFKQMEQIVGNSVSVKGGATTSEEEKTIVAMNNSGTSRQSKRYGTPVPAPSGQIVKSKSSMGPRWRRVVLKISGAALAGATPNTNDPNNLDPKVAMLVAREVSIACRLGIEVAIVVGGRNFFCGDTWVTSTGLDRCTAYQIGMMATMMNSILLQSALEKVGVQTRVQSTFSMPELAEPYSRQRAIRHLEKGRVVIFGGIGAGTGNPLFSTDTAAALRASEIHADALLKGANVDGVYVCDSRNNSVAAEHISYRELVSGGDSPLDMMAVTLCEENAIPVVIFNLHGSGNISRALCGEQLGTLIDQTGRGS; from the exons ATGGCCGCTTCTTGTGACGACGATTTCTCTCTCTTAGCTGACGATACTAACACCACCTCCGTCACCGTCACTCCTTTCTCTCACCGTTACAAACCGCCGTTACAACGCTGTTCCAAAAATATCTCCGGCGATGATGACGTCGACGGTGACGCATACACCGATACACAATCCTATCATATAAATCCTTACGACGACGAAAACGATTCAATTCCGTTCGAAAACGACGTCGTTGTTAACGATAAACGAACGGATCGAGTGAATTTGTACGAAAATGACGCCGTTGTTAACAGATCTAACGATAAACGTATAGATCGAGAAGATTTAAgcgataacaacaacaactacaagaGATCGAAAATCAGAGTGAATCCGTTGAATGTTTACGAGAACGATTCTAATCTGTTTGAAAACGACGTTGATGTGAACAGATCTAGGGTTAATTCATCGAACGATAAGAGAATCGTCGATCGAGAAGATGTTAGCGATAACAACAATTACAAGAGATTGAAAGTTGGAGTGAATTTGTATGAGAATGATTCAATTCCGTTTGAAAACGATAAACGTATCGATCGAGAGGATATAAGCGATAACGGAACGATAACACCGTATAATAACAGCTACAAGAGATCTAAACTTACGTCGAGTAGCGGGAGTGGAGAGTATAGGAAGGATCGAGAAGAATGGAGCGATACAGCGATCGCGTGTTTACTCGAGGCGTATATGGAGAAATTCGTGCAATTGAATAGAGGAAATTTGCGAGGTAGAGATTGGGAAGAAGTAGCGGCTATGGTTAGTGAAAGGTGTGAGAAACAATCGAAAAGTGTTGAACAGTGTAAGAATAAAGTTGATAATTTGAAGAAGAGGTATAAATTGGAAAGGCATAGGATGAGTACCGGTGGGATTACGATGAGTCATTGGCCGTGGTTTAAGCAAATGGAACAGATTGTTGGGAATTCGGTATCGGTTAAAGGTGGTGCTACTACGTCCGAGGAGGAAAAAACGATCGTTGCGATGAACAATTCTGGTACTAGCAGGCAATCGAAAAG ATATGGAACACCAGTGCCCGCTCCCAGCGGACAGATTGTAAAGTCAAAATCTTCTATGGGTCCAAGGTGGAGAAGGGTAGTTCTTAAAATTAGTGGTGCTGCACTAGCTGGAGCCACACCAAACACTAATGATCCGAACAACCTTGATCCAAAG GTGGCAATGCTAGTTGCTAGAGAAGTCTCAATTGCTTGTCGTCTTGGTATAGAG GTGGCAATAGTTGTTGGCGGACGCAATTTCTTTTGCGGAGACACATGGGTAACTTCAACTGGATTGGATAGATGTACTGCCTATCAAATTGG AATGATGGCAACTATGATGAATTCCATACTGCTACAGTCAGCATTAGAGAAGGTGGGTGTGCAGACTCGTGTGCAAAGTACATTTTCCATGCCTGAGCTTGCTGAGCCATACAGTAGGCAACGAGCTATACGACATCTTGAAAAAGGTAGAGTTGTGATATTTGGTGGTATTGGAGCTGGCACAGGGAATCCGCTCTTCTCTACGGATACAGCTGCAGCACTCAGAGCTTCTGAAA TTCATGCTGATGCACTACTCAAGGGTGCAAATGTAGACGGTGTCTATGTTTGTGACTCCCGAAATAATAGTGTTGCTGCTGAGCATATTTCCTATAGGGAGCTGGTTTCTGGAGGAGATTCCCCATTGGATATGATGGCTGTTACATTATGCGAGGAGAATGCAATTCCTG TTGTTATTTTCAATCTTCATGGGTCTGGAAATATATCAAGAGCGTTATGTGGAGAGCAGCTGGGTACACTGATCGATCAAACAGGACGGGGTAGCTAG
- the LOC132057395 gene encoding leucine-rich repeat receptor-like protein kinase PXC1, with product MNRFFSFLLLTLLITTTTTTANTANDTTALLRFQSQTDIHGTLLHNWTLPSPSTTPCSAHWLGVKCINNRVSALILPFLNLRGPITALASLPLLRLLDLRNNRLNGTLISITQCTNLKLIYLSGNDFSGKIPPEISSLRRLLRLDISNNNLEGSIPIQIGNLTRLLTLRLQNNQLSGTIPKSLNVLENLKELNLSNNELYGLVPNGLYNKFGENSFDGNEGLCGIGSLPQCSYTQTVPSNPSSLPSSSSTDTIEEPREKKPRKGLSKGWVVAIVMVNVVALLVVVSFMVAYYCGKYSRESYSMSGSEYGKRRSSYSSEKRVYANNGGGDSDGTSGTDRSKLVFFDRRKKFELEDLLRASAEMLGKGCLGTVYKAVLDDGIVVAVKRLKDANPCPRKEFEQYMDVIGKLKHPNMVKLRAYYYAKEEKLLVYDYLPNGSLHSLLHGNRGPGRIPLDWTTRISLVLGAARGLAHIHEEYADSRIPHGNVKSSNVLLDKNGVACISDFGLSLLLNPVHAIARLGGYKAPEQSEIKRLSQKSDVYSFGVLLLEVLTGRAPSEYPSPSRPRVEEEELAVDLPKWVRSVVRDEWTAEVFDQELLRYKNIEEELVSMLHVAMACVVPQPEKRPTMIEVVKLIEEIRVEQSPLGEDYDESRNSLSPSLATTEDGLPGY from the exons ATGAACCgttttttctcctttctccTCCTCACACTACTcatcacaaccaccaccaccaccgcgAACACCGCCAACGACACCACCGCTCTCCTCCGTTTTCAATCCCAAACCGACATCCACGGCACTCTCCTCCACAATTGGACACTTCCCTCTCCCTCTACCACCCCATGCTCAGCTCATTGGCTCGGCGTAAAATGCATAAACAACCGTGTATCAGCCTTGATCCTCCCTTTCTTGAATCTCCGGGGACCGATCACAGCCCTTGCATCTCTCCCTCTTCTTAGACTTCTAGACCTTCGTAATAATCGCCTTAATGGAACTCTCATATCCATCACTCAATGCACTAATCTTAAACTCATTTACCTCTCCGGTAACGACTTTTCGGGTAAAATTCCACCTGAAATTTCATCTCTTCGAAGACTTCTCCGTCTTGACATTTCAAATAACAATCTTGAAGGATCAATTCCTATCCAAATTGGAAATTTAACCAGATTACTCACACTTCGTTTACAAAATAACCAACTTTCTGGCACAATTCCAAAATCTttgaatgttcttgaaaatcttAAAGAACTGAACTTATCGAATAATGAGCTATATGGGTTGGTTCCAAATGGTTTATACAACAAATTTGGTGAAAATAGttttgatggaaatgaagggttGTGTGGAATTGGTAGTTTACCTCAATGTTCATATACACAAACAGTTCCTTCAAATCCTAGTTCTTTaccttcatcatcatcaacggATACTATTGAAGAACCCCGCGAAAAAAAACCGCGAAAAGGGTTAAGTAAAGGATGGGTAGTAGCAATAGTGATGGTTAATGTGGTGGCATTGTTAGTTGTAGTTTCATTTATGGTAGCATATTACTGTGGTAAGTATTCAAGAGAGAGTTATTCAATGtcaggcagtgagtatgggaaGAGAAGGAGTAGTTATTCGAGTGAAAAACGCGTTTACGCGAATAATGGTGGTGGTGATAGTGATGGTACATCAGGTACTGATAGGAGTAAACTCGTGTTTTTCGATAGGAGGAAGAAATTTGAGCTTGAAGATTTGTTAAGAGCATCAGCTGAGATGCTTGGGAAAGGGTGTTTAGGTACTGTTTATAAGGcagttcttgatgatgggattGTAGTTGCTGTGAAGAGATTGAAAGATGCAAATCCATGTCCAAGAAAGGAGTTTGAGCAGTATATGGATGTTATTGGGAAGCTTAAGCATCCTAATATGGTGAAGCTTAGAGCTTATTATTATGCCAAGGAGGAAAAATTGCTTGTTTATGACTATTTGCCTAATGGGAGTTTGCATTCACTTCTTCATG GAAACAGAGGACCAGGGAGAATTCCTTTGGATTGGACAACAAGAATTAGCTTGGTACTAGGGGCAGCTAGAGGTCTAGCTCACATTCATGAAGAGTATGCAGATTCAAGAATCCCACATGGGAATGTGAAATCATCCAATGTGTTGCTTGACAAAAATGGGGTGGCCTGTATATCCGATTTTGGGTTGTCGTTGCTTTTGAATCCTGTCCATGCCATAGCCAGATTGGGAGGATATAAAGCGCCTGAACAATCCGAAATCAAGAGGCTATCACAAAAATCTGATGTTTATAGCTTTGGAGTATTGTTATTAGAAGTGCTTACTGGTAGAGCTCCCTCGGAGTACCCTTCACCGAGTAGGCCTCGAGTCGAGGAAGAAGAATTGGCTGTCGATTTGCCTAAATGGGTTCGATCAGTAGTCCGGGATGAGTGGACTGCTGAAGTGTTTGATCAAGAATTGTTGAGGTACAAGAACATTGAGGAGGAATTGGTGTCAATGTTACATGTAGCTATGGCTTGTGTAGTGCCACAACCTGAAAAAAGGCCAACTATGATTGAAGTTGTTAAATTGATTGAGGAGATTAGAGTTGAACAATCTCCATTAGGTGAAGATTATGACGAATCGCGTAATTCTCTTTCCCCCTCCCTTGCCACCACCGAAGATGGACTTCCCGGTTACTAA